The window AGCGCAATGTCCGTGTAGCCCGAGAAGTCACAGTAGATCTGGAACGCGTAGAAGTAGATCGCAATGAGCAGCGAGGCACCGTCGTGCAGCGACGGGTCGACGAAGTAGGCGTCCACGATGGGGGCCAGCGAGTCGGCTACGACGACCTTCTTGAAGTACCCGCGCAGCACCTGCTCGAACCCGCGGGTCACCGTCTCGATGTCGGGCTGTCGGTCGTCCCGCAGCTGCGGCAGGAGATGACGCGCCCGCACGATCGGCCCCGCGACGAGGTGCACGAAGAGCGCGACCGACGTGGCGAAGCGTAACAGGTCGCGCTCCGGCTCGACCTGGCGCCGGTAGACGTCGATCGCGTAGCTCATCGTCTGAAACGTGTAGAACGAGATTCCGACCGGCAGGACGACGTCGAGCGCCACCCTCGGCGCCGGGAGGCCCACCGCGGCGAGCGCAGCGTGGGCCGTCGCCGCGAAGAAGTTGAAGTACTTGAAGAACCCGAGCAGCCCGAGATTCGTCGTCATGCTGAGGACGAGGAGGCGCCGCCGCCGCGGCCCGTCCAGCATCGCATGCAAGCGCAGCGCGACGACGTACTCGAAGAGCGTCGAGAACCACAGCAACCCGAGGAACCGCCAGTCCCACCACGCGTAGAACAGGTTGCTCGCGACCAGCGCGATCACCAGCCGCACGCGCCCGTGCGTCGCGTAGTAGGCCGGCACGAAGAGCGCGAAGAAAATCAAGAAGGAAAGCGAGTTGAAGAGCATTTGGGGGCTACCGGGGCAGGCCGGGACGGGGGCTCAGTCGCAGCTCCACTGAGGCACTGCTTCGTTGTCGCGGTGAGCCGTGCGGCCCCTTCCGGGGCTCGCACACGGCGCAGCCGAGTCACAGTCCATGCACCGCACGATGGAGCCGACGACGGCGGCTGGAAGCGTGGCT of the Deltaproteobacteria bacterium genome contains:
- a CDS encoding MBOAT family protein — translated: MLFNSLSFLIFFALFVPAYYATHGRVRLVIALVASNLFYAWWDWRFLGLLWFSTLFEYVVALRLHAMLDGPRRRRLLVLSMTTNLGLLGFFKYFNFFAATAHAALAAVGLPAPRVALDVVLPVGISFYTFQTMSYAIDVYRRQVEPERDLLRFATSVALFVHLVAGPIVRARHLLPQLRDDRQPDIETVTRGFEQVLRGYFKKVVVADSLAPIVDAYFVDPSLHDGASLLIAIYFYAFQIYCDFSGYTDIALGCARLLGYDLGVNFDRPYFSRTFSEFWTRWHISLSSWLRDYLYIPLGGNRRGAIKTYRNLALTMLLGGLWHGAGWTFVVWGGLHGAYLVVERLVGRPIARLAAVLRLPPPVRSFLAVVLVFQLTTFAWMFFRAPSFATAWAVIAGIATRTTLSLAQVQSKFPIAKGVGLCVVLMAAELLSFRPAFGERFRTSPALRYASAAGIVWSLALLGAFSGNNFIYFQF